A single region of the Salvia miltiorrhiza cultivar Shanhuang (shh) chromosome 8, IMPLAD_Smil_shh, whole genome shotgun sequence genome encodes:
- the LOC131000533 gene encoding cell division cycle protein 48 homolog isoform X1: MSHQAESSDSKGGKKDFSTAILERKKAANRLVVDEAVNDDNSVVSLHPATMEKLQLFRGDTILLKGKKRKDTVCIALADDTCEEPKIRMNKVVRTNLRVRLGDVVSVHQCPDVKYGKRVHILPLDDTIEGLTGDLFDVYLKPYFLEAYRPVRKGDHLLVRGGMRSVEFKVIETDPGEYCVVAPDTEIFCEGEPVRREDEDRLDEVGYDDVGGVRKQMAQIRELVELPLRHPQLFKSIGVKPPKGILLFGPPGSGKTLIARAVANETGAFFFLINGPEIMSKLAGESESNLRKAFEEAEKNAPSIIFIDEIDSIAPKREKTHGEVERRIVSQLLTLMDGLKSRAHVIVMGATNRPNSIDPALRRFGRFDREIDIGVPDEIGRLEVLRIHTKNMKLSEDVDLERIAKDTHGYVGADLAALCTEAALQCIREKMDVIDLEDDSIDAEILNSMAVTNEHFHTALGTSNPSALRETVVEVPNCSWEDIGGLENVKRELQETVQYPVEHPEKFEKFGMSPSKGVLFYGPPGCGKTLLAKAIANECQANFISVKGPELLTMWFGESEANVREIFDKARQSAPCVLFFDELDSIATQRGSSVGDAGGAADRVLNQLLTEMDGMNAKKTVFIIGATNRPDIIDPALLRPGRLDQLIYIPLPDEDSRHQIFKACLRKSPLSKDVDLRALAKYTQGFSGADITEICQRACKYAIRENIEKDIERERKRGANPDSMDEDVEEVSEIRPSHFEESMKYARRSVSDADIRKYQAFAQTLQQSRGFGTEFRFAEQPAGAAASDPFASSAGAADEDDLYS; encoded by the exons ATGAGTCACCAGGCCGAGTCGTCTGATTC GAAAGGTGGGAAGAAGGACTTCTCGACGGCGATCTTGGAGAGGAAAAAGGCCGCGAATCGTCTGGTTGTGGATGAGGCTGTCAACGATGACAATTCTGTCGTCTCCCTCCACCCCGCCACCATGGAAAAGCTCCAGCTTTTCCGCGGGGATACTATTTTGCTCAAG GGGAAGAAAAGAAAGGATACTGTCTGCATTGCCCTTGCTGATGATACATGCGAAGAGCCGAAAATTAGGATGAACAAGGTTGTGAGGACGAACCTGAGGGTTCGGCTTGGGGATGTTGTGTCTGTGCACCAGTGCCCAGATGTGAAATACGGGAAGCGTGTCCACATTTTGCCGTTGGATGATACGATTGAAGGTCTAACTGGAGATCTTTTCGATGTATATCTGAAAC CGTACTTTTTGGAAGCATATCGCCCAGTGAGGAAAGGTGACCATCTTTTGGTTAGAGGGGGGATGAGAAGCGTGGAATTTAAAGTCATTGAGACTGATCCTGGAGAGTATTGTGTTGTTGCCCCTGATACTGAGATCTTTTGTGAAGGGGAGCCTGTGAGGCGAGAGGATGAGGATAGATTGGATGAGGTGGGTTACGATGATGTAGGTGGTGTTAGGAAGCAAATGGCTCAGATTCGTGAATTAGTAGAATTGCCCCTGAGGCACCCACAGCTCTTCAAGTCTATTGGTGTCAAACCACCGAAAGGAATTTTACTCTTTGGACCTCCAGGTTCAGGAAAGACTTTGATAGCAAGAGCTGTTGCTAATGAGACTGgtgcatttttctttttgattaaTGGCCCTGAAATTATGTCCAAGCTGGCTGGAGAGAGTGAAAGCAACCTAAGAAAAGCATTTGAGGAGGCTGAGAAGAATGCCccatcaattatttttattgatgaaaTTGATTCCATAGCACCTAAGCGAGAGAAGACACACGGTGAAGTTGAAAGGAGGATTGTTTCTCAGCTGCTGACTCTCATGGATGGGTTGAAATCTCGTGCCCATGTCATTGTTATGGGGGCTACTAATCGACCTAACAGCATTGACCCAGCTCTTAGAAGGTTTGGTAGATTTGATAGAGAAATAGACATTGGTGTCCCTGATGAAATTGGGCGGCTGGAGGTTCTGAGGATTCACACCAAGAATATGAAACTTTCTGAAGAT GTTGATTTAGAGAGGATTGCTAAGGACACCCATGGCTATGTTGGTGCTGACCTAGCAGCTCTCTGTACTGAAGCAGCGCTTCAGTGCATCAGAGAGAAAATGGATGTCATTGATTTGGAGGATGATTCAATTGATGCTGAGATACTAAACTCCATGGCTGTTACAAATGAACACTTCCACACTGCTCTTGGAACAAGCAACCCCTCTGCTTTGCGGGAGACT GTTGTTGAAGTGCCAAATTGCAGCTGGGAAGATATTGGAGGGCTAGAAAATGTCAAGAGGGAGCTTCAGGAG ACTGTTCAATATCCTGTGGAACATCCAGAGAAGTTTGAGAAATTTGGTATGTCCCCTTCAAAGGGTGTTCTTTTCTACGGTCCTCCTGGATGTGGAAAAACTCTGCTAGCTAAGGCTATTGCAAATGAATGCCAAGCCAATTTCATTAGTGTTAAAGGACCTGAATTGCTTACCATGTGGTTTGGAGAGAGTGAAGCCAATGTTCGTGAAATATTTGACAAGGCTAGACAGTCTGCTCCATGTGTCCTCTTCTTTGATGAGCTTGACTCCATTGCTACACAG AGAGGTAGCAGTGTTGGAGATGCTGGTGGTGCCGCTGACCGAGTTCTCAATCAGCTTCTCACTGAGATGGATGGCATGAATGCCAAAAAGACTGTTTTCATTATTGGGGCTACTAACAGACCTGACATTATTGATCCAGCACTTCTACGGCCAGGTCGTCTTGATCAGTTAATATACATTCCCCTGCCAGATGAAGATTCACGCCatcagatcttcaaagcatgtcTTAGGAAGTCACCACTGTCCAAGGATGTTGATCTCCGAGCCCTTGCTAAATATACTCAAGGATTTAGTGGAGCAGATATCACCGAAATATGTCAGAGGGCTTGCAAATATGCCATAAGAGAGAATATTGAGAAA GACATAGAGAGGGAGAGGAAAAGAGGGGCAAATCCTGATTCGATGGATGAGGATGTTGAAGAAGTATCAGAAATCAGGCCTTCACATTTTGAGGAGTCCATGAAATATGCTCGCAGGAGTGTGAGTGATGCTGACATACGGAAATACCAGGCATTTGCCCAGACCTTGCAGCAGTCGCGTGGTTTTGGAACTGAATTCCGTTTTGCTGAACAACCAGCTGGGGCTGCTGCATCAGACCCGTTTGCATCATCTGCTGGTGCAGCTGATGAAGATGATTTGTATAGTTAG
- the LOC131000533 gene encoding cell division cycle protein 48 homolog isoform X2 produces MNKVVRTNLRVRLGDVVSVHQCPDVKYGKRVHILPLDDTIEGLTGDLFDVYLKPYFLEAYRPVRKGDHLLVRGGMRSVEFKVIETDPGEYCVVAPDTEIFCEGEPVRREDEDRLDEVGYDDVGGVRKQMAQIRELVELPLRHPQLFKSIGVKPPKGILLFGPPGSGKTLIARAVANETGAFFFLINGPEIMSKLAGESESNLRKAFEEAEKNAPSIIFIDEIDSIAPKREKTHGEVERRIVSQLLTLMDGLKSRAHVIVMGATNRPNSIDPALRRFGRFDREIDIGVPDEIGRLEVLRIHTKNMKLSEDVDLERIAKDTHGYVGADLAALCTEAALQCIREKMDVIDLEDDSIDAEILNSMAVTNEHFHTALGTSNPSALRETVVEVPNCSWEDIGGLENVKRELQETVQYPVEHPEKFEKFGMSPSKGVLFYGPPGCGKTLLAKAIANECQANFISVKGPELLTMWFGESEANVREIFDKARQSAPCVLFFDELDSIATQRGSSVGDAGGAADRVLNQLLTEMDGMNAKKTVFIIGATNRPDIIDPALLRPGRLDQLIYIPLPDEDSRHQIFKACLRKSPLSKDVDLRALAKYTQGFSGADITEICQRACKYAIRENIEKDIERERKRGANPDSMDEDVEEVSEIRPSHFEESMKYARRSVSDADIRKYQAFAQTLQQSRGFGTEFRFAEQPAGAAASDPFASSAGAADEDDLYS; encoded by the exons ATGAACAAGGTTGTGAGGACGAACCTGAGGGTTCGGCTTGGGGATGTTGTGTCTGTGCACCAGTGCCCAGATGTGAAATACGGGAAGCGTGTCCACATTTTGCCGTTGGATGATACGATTGAAGGTCTAACTGGAGATCTTTTCGATGTATATCTGAAAC CGTACTTTTTGGAAGCATATCGCCCAGTGAGGAAAGGTGACCATCTTTTGGTTAGAGGGGGGATGAGAAGCGTGGAATTTAAAGTCATTGAGACTGATCCTGGAGAGTATTGTGTTGTTGCCCCTGATACTGAGATCTTTTGTGAAGGGGAGCCTGTGAGGCGAGAGGATGAGGATAGATTGGATGAGGTGGGTTACGATGATGTAGGTGGTGTTAGGAAGCAAATGGCTCAGATTCGTGAATTAGTAGAATTGCCCCTGAGGCACCCACAGCTCTTCAAGTCTATTGGTGTCAAACCACCGAAAGGAATTTTACTCTTTGGACCTCCAGGTTCAGGAAAGACTTTGATAGCAAGAGCTGTTGCTAATGAGACTGgtgcatttttctttttgattaaTGGCCCTGAAATTATGTCCAAGCTGGCTGGAGAGAGTGAAAGCAACCTAAGAAAAGCATTTGAGGAGGCTGAGAAGAATGCCccatcaattatttttattgatgaaaTTGATTCCATAGCACCTAAGCGAGAGAAGACACACGGTGAAGTTGAAAGGAGGATTGTTTCTCAGCTGCTGACTCTCATGGATGGGTTGAAATCTCGTGCCCATGTCATTGTTATGGGGGCTACTAATCGACCTAACAGCATTGACCCAGCTCTTAGAAGGTTTGGTAGATTTGATAGAGAAATAGACATTGGTGTCCCTGATGAAATTGGGCGGCTGGAGGTTCTGAGGATTCACACCAAGAATATGAAACTTTCTGAAGAT GTTGATTTAGAGAGGATTGCTAAGGACACCCATGGCTATGTTGGTGCTGACCTAGCAGCTCTCTGTACTGAAGCAGCGCTTCAGTGCATCAGAGAGAAAATGGATGTCATTGATTTGGAGGATGATTCAATTGATGCTGAGATACTAAACTCCATGGCTGTTACAAATGAACACTTCCACACTGCTCTTGGAACAAGCAACCCCTCTGCTTTGCGGGAGACT GTTGTTGAAGTGCCAAATTGCAGCTGGGAAGATATTGGAGGGCTAGAAAATGTCAAGAGGGAGCTTCAGGAG ACTGTTCAATATCCTGTGGAACATCCAGAGAAGTTTGAGAAATTTGGTATGTCCCCTTCAAAGGGTGTTCTTTTCTACGGTCCTCCTGGATGTGGAAAAACTCTGCTAGCTAAGGCTATTGCAAATGAATGCCAAGCCAATTTCATTAGTGTTAAAGGACCTGAATTGCTTACCATGTGGTTTGGAGAGAGTGAAGCCAATGTTCGTGAAATATTTGACAAGGCTAGACAGTCTGCTCCATGTGTCCTCTTCTTTGATGAGCTTGACTCCATTGCTACACAG AGAGGTAGCAGTGTTGGAGATGCTGGTGGTGCCGCTGACCGAGTTCTCAATCAGCTTCTCACTGAGATGGATGGCATGAATGCCAAAAAGACTGTTTTCATTATTGGGGCTACTAACAGACCTGACATTATTGATCCAGCACTTCTACGGCCAGGTCGTCTTGATCAGTTAATATACATTCCCCTGCCAGATGAAGATTCACGCCatcagatcttcaaagcatgtcTTAGGAAGTCACCACTGTCCAAGGATGTTGATCTCCGAGCCCTTGCTAAATATACTCAAGGATTTAGTGGAGCAGATATCACCGAAATATGTCAGAGGGCTTGCAAATATGCCATAAGAGAGAATATTGAGAAA GACATAGAGAGGGAGAGGAAAAGAGGGGCAAATCCTGATTCGATGGATGAGGATGTTGAAGAAGTATCAGAAATCAGGCCTTCACATTTTGAGGAGTCCATGAAATATGCTCGCAGGAGTGTGAGTGATGCTGACATACGGAAATACCAGGCATTTGCCCAGACCTTGCAGCAGTCGCGTGGTTTTGGAACTGAATTCCGTTTTGCTGAACAACCAGCTGGGGCTGCTGCATCAGACCCGTTTGCATCATCTGCTGGTGCAGCTGATGAAGATGATTTGTATAGTTAG